Proteins encoded by one window of Dehalococcoidia bacterium:
- a CDS encoding HAMP domain-containing sensor histidine kinase produces the protein MFTRARWKLTLAFAGALAVILALTGTAVYLSVRATLYNRVNDDLKARLEREVPPLAARLVNASRMGQPFHQIPIGPSSAAAGYFYALVGEDRAVVVSSTSVQPQDLAGAEAEQRALTQGSTFVDVESSEGDTLRIYVRAVRGPGGQNLFLEVGRSIEPEQTLLRGLLFVLVAGGGAGLVLALIGGFFIAGRALRPIQAAMDRQNTFVADASHELRTPLALIRASAELLQRHRDDTVQANMESVDDIICETDRLSNLVGRMLSLARADAGQAPLELTDVDMRELTEDVVRQARKLCGPERIPLDVPADGPLTVRGDASRLRELLFILLDNAIKYGDAREPVGVTLHQSDGKLLLRVSDKGQGIPEHALPRVFDRFYRVDKARSREKGGAGLGLAIARWIVEAHGGTIRIDSVEGEGTSVTVELPAA, from the coding sequence GTGTTCACTAGGGCGCGCTGGAAGCTGACGCTCGCCTTCGCCGGGGCGCTGGCCGTCATCCTGGCGCTCACGGGCACCGCCGTCTATCTGAGTGTCCGCGCCACGCTGTACAACCGCGTGAACGACGATCTGAAGGCGCGGCTCGAGCGGGAGGTCCCGCCGCTAGCGGCGCGTCTCGTCAACGCTTCGCGGATGGGTCAGCCCTTTCACCAGATACCCATCGGCCCCTCTTCGGCGGCGGCAGGCTACTTCTATGCCCTGGTCGGAGAGGACAGGGCTGTCGTCGTCAGCTCCACTTCCGTTCAGCCGCAAGACCTGGCGGGCGCAGAAGCCGAGCAGCGCGCGCTGACGCAGGGTTCGACCTTCGTGGATGTCGAGTCGTCGGAAGGAGACACCCTGCGCATCTACGTCAGAGCCGTGCGCGGCCCCGGCGGACAGAACCTCTTCCTCGAAGTCGGGCGGAGCATCGAGCCGGAGCAGACGCTTTTGCGCGGCCTGCTCTTCGTTCTCGTCGCCGGCGGGGGCGCGGGCCTTGTGCTGGCGTTGATTGGAGGGTTCTTCATCGCCGGCCGCGCCCTGCGCCCGATTCAGGCGGCCATGGACCGTCAGAACACCTTCGTCGCAGATGCCTCTCACGAGCTGCGCACGCCCCTCGCCCTCATCCGCGCCAGCGCCGAACTGCTTCAGCGCCACCGGGACGATACCGTGCAGGCGAACATGGAATCGGTCGACGACATAATCTGCGAGACCGACCGGCTGAGCAATCTCGTCGGCCGGATGTTGAGCCTGGCGCGCGCCGATGCCGGCCAGGCGCCGCTGGAGTTGACGGACGTGGACATGCGGGAGCTAACGGAGGACGTCGTTCGGCAGGCGCGGAAGCTGTGCGGGCCGGAGCGAATACCGCTCGACGTGCCGGCGGACGGGCCGTTGACGGTGAGGGGCGACGCGTCGCGGCTGCGCGAGCTTCTGTTTATCCTGCTCGATAACGCGATCAAGTACGGCGACGCGCGGGAGCCGGTCGGCGTCACCCTCCACCAAAGCGACGGCAAGCTACTGCTTCGCGTCTCCGATAAGGGGCAGGGCATCCCCGAGCACGCCCTGCCGCGGGTCTTCGACCGCTTCTACCGCGTCGACAAGGCGCGCTCCCGCGAGAAAGGCGGCGCCGGGCTGGGCCTCGCCATCGCCAGGTGGATCGTCGAGGCGCATGGGGGGACGATACGAATCGACAGCGTCGAGGGAGAGGGCACCTCCGTCACCGTCGAGCTGCCGGCGGCTTAG
- a CDS encoding S8 family serine peptidase has protein sequence MKKRILLAAATMAPLLVFLMALAGRASLTAAQTGDDAHPQATARVAPAVESALRALPPDGMISVIVTLREQADLDQVKSANRPARLREVERRLKDKAAATQRGLKGLLLARALQGKVARATDFWVFNGLAVTATKDVIEELAARPEVASITPDEIDVVPASPAAAGEPEPNVALVNAPALWALGWRGQGIVVANMDTGVDVNHPDLISKWRGGTNSWYDPYGQHPTSPADLSGHGTWTMGVMVGGDAGGTAIGVAPEATWVAVKIFNDQGSATATAIHQGFQWLLDPDGNPGTADAPHVVNNSWSYGSPGCSLEFQLDLQALLAAGIVPVFAGGNYGPNASSSVSPANNPEAFAVGAVDDNRLLYASSSRGPSACGEQTSIYPEVVAPGVNIRTTDRYGLYYDATGTSVAAPHVAGALALLLDAYPGLTAEQQRQALLNGAADLGDAGPDNIYGYGLPDVYASYKWLSSPPGATPTPVPIPSVIPDPTATPPPPTATPVVDPVFADGFESGNFSAWTSAETNGGDLSVSAEAAIFGTKGMQAATSGTAAMYVTDGSPAAETSYHARFYFNPNGALTGNNQQQTIFAGFNAAGTNIFSVEYRRQNARGGTYQVRATVARAGGTSTTSWFTIANNTPHSIEIAWQSGASVPFRFYVDGSFRQSLNNLNTSAYLLDFVRLGPQAGLTASASGTQYFDAFVSTRFTHIGP, from the coding sequence ATGAAAAAGCGGATCCTGTTGGCGGCAGCTACAATGGCGCCGCTGCTCGTCTTCCTGATGGCGCTCGCCGGGCGGGCGAGCCTCACGGCGGCGCAGACCGGCGACGATGCCCACCCGCAGGCGACGGCCCGCGTCGCGCCGGCAGTGGAGTCGGCGCTGCGCGCGCTGCCGCCCGATGGGATGATATCGGTGATCGTAACGCTTCGTGAGCAGGCCGACCTCGACCAAGTGAAAAGCGCGAACCGGCCGGCCCGTCTTCGAGAGGTCGAGCGGAGGCTGAAGGACAAGGCGGCGGCGACTCAACGCGGGCTCAAGGGCCTCCTGCTGGCGCGGGCGCTGCAGGGGAAGGTGGCGCGGGCGACCGACTTCTGGGTGTTTAACGGGCTGGCGGTAACGGCCACGAAAGACGTCATCGAGGAGCTGGCCGCCCGCCCGGAGGTCGCAAGCATAACGCCGGACGAGATCGACGTCGTCCCCGCGTCGCCAGCGGCGGCGGGCGAGCCGGAGCCGAACGTAGCGCTGGTGAACGCGCCCGCTCTGTGGGCCCTCGGCTGGCGCGGACAGGGTATCGTCGTCGCCAATATGGATACGGGCGTCGACGTGAACCATCCCGACCTCATTTCGAAATGGCGCGGCGGGACGAATAGCTGGTACGACCCTTACGGCCAGCATCCGACAAGTCCGGCGGACCTCAGCGGGCACGGGACGTGGACGATGGGGGTGATGGTCGGCGGCGACGCCGGCGGGACGGCGATCGGCGTGGCGCCGGAGGCGACATGGGTCGCCGTCAAGATCTTTAACGACCAGGGCTCAGCGACCGCCACGGCGATCCATCAGGGGTTCCAGTGGCTGCTCGATCCCGACGGCAACCCCGGCACCGCGGACGCGCCCCACGTCGTCAACAACTCGTGGTCGTACGGCAGCCCCGGGTGCAGCCTTGAATTCCAGCTCGATTTACAGGCGCTGCTGGCCGCGGGCATCGTCCCCGTTTTCGCCGGCGGCAACTACGGGCCGAACGCATCGTCGAGCGTCAGTCCCGCCAACAACCCGGAGGCGTTCGCCGTCGGCGCTGTGGACGATAACCGCCTGCTGTACGCCTCCAGCAGCCGCGGCCCGTCCGCTTGCGGCGAACAAACGAGCATCTATCCCGAGGTTGTAGCGCCCGGAGTGAACATCAGGACGACCGACAGGTATGGCCTGTACTATGACGCGACCGGCACATCGGTGGCCGCTCCGCACGTCGCGGGGGCGCTCGCGCTGCTGCTCGATGCCTACCCCGGCCTGACCGCAGAGCAGCAGCGGCAGGCGCTTTTGAATGGAGCGGCCGACCTGGGCGACGCCGGCCCCGACAACATCTACGGGTACGGGCTGCCCGACGTCTACGCCTCATACAAGTGGCTATCGTCTCCGCCGGGGGCTACCCCCACGCCGGTACCGATTCCTTCCGTGATCCCCGACCCCACGGCGACTCCTCCTCCACCGACGGCGACCCCTGTCGTCGATCCCGTCTTCGCGGACGGCTTCGAGTCCGGCAACTTCAGCGCATGGACTTCAGCGGAGACGAACGGCGGCGATCTCAGCGTATCGGCGGAGGCGGCAATCTTTGGAACGAAGGGAATGCAGGCGGCGACCAGCGGCACGGCGGCGATGTACGTGACCGACGGTTCGCCCGCGGCCGAGACATCATACCACGCGCGCTTCTACTTCAACCCCAACGGCGCGCTCACCGGCAACAACCAGCAACAAACCATATTCGCCGGCTTCAACGCCGCCGGGACCAATATCTTCAGCGTTGAGTACAGACGCCAGAACGCGCGCGGCGGCACCTACCAGGTGCGCGCAACGGTCGCCCGCGCCGGCGGCACATCCACCACAAGCTGGTTCACTATCGCCAACAACACCCCCCACTCCATCGAAATCGCCTGGCAGTCGGGCGCGAGCGTGCCGTTCCGCTTCTACGTCGACGGCTCATTCCGCCAGTCACTCAACAACCTGAACACGAGCGCCTACCTGCTCGATTTCGTCCGGCTCGGCCCGCAGGCGGGGCTGACGGCGTCGGCCTCGGGGACGCAGTACTTCGACGCCTTCGTATCGACCCGCTTCACGCACATCGGCCCCTGA
- a CDS encoding response regulator transcription factor: MYILVVEDERRLARAIYRLLEEEGHTVDLAHDGEEGLALALDGSHDVIVLDVLMPQMNGLEVCRAIRNNRIDTPILLLTALDSVEDKVRGLDAGADDYLPKPFAFQELLARLRALGRRKVRDHEPSLLQVGDLTLDLRRRRAQRAGRNIELSPKEFALLEYLMRNEGRVLTRSQILDHLWGYDYTVESNLVDVYISYLRQKLDHGRPDKLIRTVRGIGYALEADRVH; this comes from the coding sequence ATGTACATCCTTGTCGTCGAAGACGAACGCCGCCTGGCGCGGGCGATCTACCGGCTTCTCGAAGAGGAGGGGCACACGGTCGATCTCGCGCACGACGGCGAAGAGGGGCTGGCCCTCGCCCTCGACGGCTCGCACGACGTGATCGTTCTCGACGTGCTGATGCCGCAGATGAACGGCCTGGAGGTCTGCCGCGCCATACGGAACAACCGCATCGACACGCCGATCCTGCTCCTGACCGCGCTCGACAGCGTCGAAGACAAGGTGAGGGGGCTTGACGCCGGCGCCGACGACTACCTTCCGAAGCCGTTCGCGTTTCAGGAGCTGCTGGCCCGGCTGCGCGCCCTCGGCCGGCGCAAGGTGCGCGATCACGAGCCGTCGCTCCTCCAGGTTGGCGACCTGACGCTCGACCTGAGAAGGCGCCGGGCGCAACGGGCCGGGCGCAACATAGAGCTGAGCCCGAAGGAGTTTGCCCTCCTCGAATACCTCATGCGCAACGAGGGCCGGGTGCTGACCCGCTCCCAGATCCTCGACCACCTCTGGGGGTACGACTACACGGTGGAGTCCAACCTGGTCGACGTGTACATCTCCTACCTTCGCCAGAAGCTCGACCACGGCCGGCCGGACAAGCTGATCCGGACGGTGCGGGGAATCGGCTACGCTCTGGAGGCAGACCGTGTTCACTAG
- a CDS encoding multicopper oxidase domain-containing protein: MRNLQNQGFNRRSFLKLAGGATVALASASVLPRLAGRLLEPAESTTAQDLPPDLRLAGTDGWIYLPPSPAIPPYHPDNLAPPPFTTYIFGFRNVTGLTEEQVFAQKMKAQHAAPMFWVNEGSEFRLQLTNLGLAIRPDLVDAHTVHWHGFRNAIPFFDGEPHGSLSVNIGKSFTYVYRPVDPGTYMYHCHVEDVEHVHMGMTGLVWVNPAQNGNTALYPSGKFAYNDGDGSTGFDREFGMLLTEVWTVSHWADAHIQLPEWSDYDPEFFLLNGRTYPDTIAPNGAWTDPANPTGTDANGDLLPTPGYERLQYQPISSLVRANSGERVLLRFANLGFKIASMALPGIRMRVVGEDAGLLRGRDGTDQSYETNLISLGPGESADVIFTAPPYQGPGPYDRYFLYNRAYGSANNLEASGLAGQTTEVWVYPPGALPQQALPNT, translated from the coding sequence ATGAGAAACTTACAGAACCAGGGATTCAACCGGCGTTCTTTTCTCAAGCTTGCCGGTGGCGCGACGGTCGCCCTTGCGAGCGCGAGCGTGCTGCCGCGACTCGCCGGCCGTCTGCTGGAACCCGCCGAGTCAACGACGGCTCAGGACCTGCCGCCGGACCTCCGGCTGGCGGGTACGGACGGCTGGATCTACCTGCCGCCGTCGCCGGCGATACCGCCGTATCACCCGGACAACCTCGCTCCGCCGCCGTTCACGACATACATCTTCGGGTTCCGCAACGTGACCGGCCTCACTGAGGAGCAGGTGTTCGCACAGAAGATGAAAGCCCAGCACGCGGCGCCGATGTTCTGGGTGAACGAGGGCAGCGAGTTCCGTCTCCAGTTGACGAACCTCGGCCTCGCCATCCGGCCCGACCTCGTCGACGCCCACACCGTCCACTGGCACGGCTTCCGCAACGCCATCCCCTTCTTCGATGGGGAGCCGCACGGGTCGCTGTCGGTGAACATCGGCAAGAGCTTCACCTACGTCTACCGGCCGGTCGACCCCGGCACGTATATGTACCACTGCCACGTGGAGGACGTGGAACATGTGCACATGGGGATGACGGGCCTCGTTTGGGTGAATCCGGCCCAGAACGGCAACACGGCGCTCTACCCCAGCGGCAAGTTCGCCTACAACGACGGCGACGGCAGCACCGGTTTCGACCGCGAATTCGGGATGCTCCTCACGGAGGTGTGGACGGTCTCGCACTGGGCAGATGCGCACATCCAGCTCCCGGAATGGAGCGACTACGACCCCGAGTTCTTCCTGCTCAACGGCCGCACCTACCCGGACACCATTGCGCCCAACGGGGCGTGGACGGACCCGGCGAATCCCACCGGCACCGACGCCAACGGCGATCTTCTGCCGACGCCCGGCTACGAGCGGCTCCAGTACCAGCCCATCTCGTCGCTGGTGCGGGCCAACAGCGGGGAACGCGTCCTCCTGCGGTTCGCGAACCTCGGGTTCAAGATAGCCTCGATGGCGCTGCCAGGGATCAGAATGAGGGTAGTAGGCGAAGACGCAGGGCTGCTGCGCGGCCGCGACGGGACGGACCAGAGCTACGAGACCAACCTGATCTCGCTGGGACCGGGCGAGTCGGCGGACGTGATATTCACGGCACCCCCTTATCAGGGGCCGGGTCCCTACGACCGCTATTTCCTCTACAACCGCGCCTACGGCTCCGCGAATAACCTGGAAGCGTCCGGGCTTGCGGGCCAGACGACGGAAGTATGGGTCTACCCGCCGGGCGCCCTGCCGCAGCAGGCGCTGCCTAACACGTAG
- a CDS encoding SDR family NAD(P)-dependent oxidoreductase produces MRLAGKVALVTGAGSIGPGMGNGKAAAILFAREGASVVAVDLNLEAAEETVGIIRGEGGDAIALQADVTKEADIRAMVEAAVAKYGKIDILFNNVGGARGEAGLKVAPEDWDATFEINVKSVLLVCKHVAPVMIENGGGAIVNNSSMAGVFSHPLFAYSASKAAVIALTRCLAVSLAKHNIRVNCVAPGFMDTPMVAAIMDERRRRTVETRVPMRRHGLAEETAQAVLFLASPEASFITGQTIPVDGGLSAV; encoded by the coding sequence ATGAGATTGGCAGGCAAGGTAGCGCTTGTGACAGGCGCCGGCTCGATAGGGCCGGGAATGGGCAACGGCAAGGCGGCGGCCATACTCTTCGCGAGAGAGGGCGCCAGCGTCGTCGCCGTCGACCTTAATCTGGAAGCGGCCGAGGAAACGGTCGGCATCATCAGGGGTGAGGGCGGCGACGCCATCGCCTTGCAGGCAGATGTGACGAAAGAGGCGGACATCCGGGCGATGGTGGAAGCGGCGGTCGCGAAGTACGGCAAGATCGACATTCTCTTCAACAACGTCGGCGGCGCCCGCGGCGAGGCGGGACTGAAGGTCGCGCCGGAGGACTGGGACGCCACGTTCGAGATAAACGTCAAGAGCGTGCTCCTCGTCTGCAAGCACGTGGCGCCGGTGATGATAGAGAACGGCGGCGGCGCAATAGTCAACAACTCCTCGATGGCGGGTGTCTTCTCCCACCCTCTCTTCGCTTACTCGGCGTCGAAGGCGGCGGTTATCGCCCTCACGCGGTGCCTCGCGGTGTCTCTAGCAAAGCACAACATCAGGGTAAACTGCGTCGCGCCCGGCTTCATGGACACGCCGATGGTGGCGGCGATAATGGACGAGCGGCGTAGGCGGACCGTGGAGACGAGGGTACCGATGAGACGGCACGGCCTGGCGGAGGAGACGGCGCAGGCGGTGCTCTTCCTCGCCTCACCGGAGGCGTCCTTCATCACCGGGCAGACCATCCCCGTCGACGGCGGGCTTTCCGCAGTGTAA
- a CDS encoding PDZ domain-containing protein, protein MKRPILAVALIGAVLTIATGAALGIRAWSGGGSTSALAASTGQDDIFSAAVAGQETDVDEAPWLGAQVRLTSDGLTIAAVIADSPADKAGLQRGDVITAVDGAAVDDMKALLAAIRDKNAGDTLTLSILREGAAQDVTVTLEARPEPLPEAHPFLPELNDIPRDELYSHILGGSFQLTDKDGESHTVSVDLGTVSAVDAGAAKITVDLNAGGSQTYTIGDDVLLRPNDLGAFESGDRVAVVSVDGNLRAVIKGGGCGMLPFFGGRGGHGWFRGVGPRMMGPGMRGLDLPAPDDAGGFDLPARSWDRSLTEG, encoded by the coding sequence GTGAAGAGACCTATCCTGGCGGTAGCGCTTATCGGGGCCGTACTAACGATAGCGACCGGCGCGGCCCTGGGAATCAGGGCCTGGAGCGGCGGCGGCTCGACGAGCGCCCTTGCCGCCTCGACGGGGCAGGACGATATCTTCTCCGCCGCCGTCGCCGGGCAGGAGACGGACGTCGACGAGGCGCCGTGGCTGGGCGCGCAGGTCAGGCTGACTTCCGACGGCCTTACCATCGCCGCCGTCATCGCCGATAGCCCGGCGGACAAGGCGGGGCTGCAGCGCGGCGACGTGATTACGGCGGTCGACGGCGCCGCGGTCGACGACATGAAAGCGCTGCTCGCCGCCATCAGGGACAAGAACGCCGGCGACACGCTCACGCTGTCGATCCTCAGGGAGGGCGCCGCCCAGGACGTTACTGTTACCCTAGAGGCAAGGCCCGAGCCGCTGCCTGAGGCTCACCCGTTCCTGCCGGAGCTGAACGATATCCCCAGGGACGAGCTTTACAGCCACATCCTCGGCGGCTCTTTCCAGCTCACCGATAAGGACGGCGAGAGCCACACCGTCAGCGTCGATCTGGGCACGGTGAGCGCGGTCGACGCCGGCGCCGCAAAGATTACGGTCGACCTGAACGCCGGCGGGTCCCAGACGTACACCATAGGCGACGACGTGCTGCTCCGCCCCAACGACCTCGGCGCGTTTGAGAGCGGAGACCGCGTGGCGGTCGTCTCCGTCGACGGCAACCTGCGCGCCGTGATCAAGGGCGGCGGCTGCGGCATGCTTCCGTTCTTTGGAGGCAGAGGCGGTCATGGCTGGTTTCGCGGCGTCGGGCCGAGGATGATGGGACCCGGCATGCGCGGTCTCGACCTGCCGGCGCCCGATGACGCAGGCGGATTCGATCTGCCGGCGCGAAGCTGGGACCGCTCCCTGACCGAAGGATAG
- a CDS encoding multicopper oxidase domain-containing protein: MRTMKRKWIQWPLIAVLAVLLGSASRGASAQMPPMDMGGPNVGIVCTEGVSPNPIFTLTTNTGYISLPDANVLYMWGFSIADGPFQYPGPILCVNEGDTVTVILHNTLPEDVSIIFPGQENVLANGLPAQPQFDGGGALTSLTNVAPANGGSVTYSFVAAEPGTYLYESGTEPQKQIPMGLFGALIVRPAGHPDWAYNRPDTQFNPEAEFIAILSEVDPYLSQATELGIPFDMNNYHPRYWLLNGRGLPDTLADNFASWLPAQPYGGMPLIHPYDPNPFLPDGVTPNPAYNPYPAVTRYLNAGTTEFPFHPHGKNGRLIARDGRLLEGPAGQDLAYEKFSFVIGPGQTWDETFLWRDVENYDPVTNPVPVTIPNVQDMTYGMLYSGSPYLGEMGPMPPGMQGQNMCGEYYIISHNHALHQLTSWGVVMTGPGTFLRVDPPLPNMCP, encoded by the coding sequence ATGCGCACGATGAAACGAAAGTGGATTCAGTGGCCGCTGATAGCCGTGCTGGCGGTGCTGCTGGGATCGGCGTCGCGGGGCGCGAGCGCCCAGATGCCTCCGATGGACATGGGCGGCCCCAACGTCGGAATCGTCTGCACGGAAGGGGTGAGTCCCAACCCGATCTTCACGCTGACCACGAATACCGGCTACATCAGCCTGCCCGACGCCAACGTGCTGTACATGTGGGGCTTCTCCATCGCCGACGGCCCGTTCCAGTACCCGGGGCCGATACTGTGCGTCAACGAGGGCGACACCGTGACGGTCATACTCCACAACACCCTTCCGGAAGACGTATCGATCATCTTCCCCGGGCAGGAAAACGTCCTCGCGAACGGGCTGCCTGCCCAGCCGCAGTTCGACGGCGGCGGTGCGCTGACATCCCTCACCAACGTCGCACCCGCGAACGGCGGCAGCGTCACCTACAGCTTCGTGGCCGCCGAGCCGGGCACTTACCTGTACGAGAGCGGGACCGAGCCCCAGAAGCAGATACCGATGGGCCTCTTCGGCGCCCTCATCGTCAGGCCGGCGGGACACCCTGACTGGGCGTATAACCGGCCGGATACCCAGTTCAACCCTGAGGCGGAGTTCATCGCCATCCTGTCGGAGGTGGACCCTTACCTGAGCCAGGCGACGGAACTGGGAATCCCGTTCGACATGAACAACTACCACCCCCGCTACTGGCTGCTGAACGGACGCGGGCTGCCGGACACGCTCGCCGACAACTTCGCGTCTTGGCTGCCGGCGCAGCCTTACGGCGGCATGCCGCTCATTCACCCGTACGACCCGAACCCGTTCCTGCCCGACGGCGTGACGCCGAACCCGGCGTACAACCCCTACCCGGCTGTGACGCGCTACCTCAACGCCGGCACGACGGAGTTCCCGTTCCACCCGCACGGCAAGAACGGGCGCCTGATAGCGCGTGACGGGCGCCTGCTGGAAGGGCCCGCGGGCCAAGACCTGGCCTACGAAAAGTTCTCGTTCGTGATCGGGCCGGGACAGACGTGGGACGAGACCTTCCTGTGGCGCGACGTCGAGAACTACGACCCCGTGACCAATCCCGTCCCTGTGACGATCCCGAACGTTCAGGACATGACATACGGAATGCTGTACAGCGGCAGCCCTTACCTGGGCGAGATGGGGCCGATGCCCCCGGGGATGCAGGGGCAGAACATGTGCGGAGAGTACTACATCATCTCGCACAACCATGCGCTGCACCAGCTCACATCCTGGGGCGTGGTGATGACCGGGCCGGGGACGTTCCTCCGGGTCGATCCGCCGCTGCCGAACATGTGCCCGTAG
- a CDS encoding amino acid ABC transporter ATP-binding protein: protein MIRCIDVHKRFGKLEVLRGVNLDVARGEVVVIAGPSGSGKSTLLRCINHLERVDKGRVYIDGQPLGYREVKGKFVEKSEREVAKMRASIGMVFQRFNLFPHLTALGNVVNAPIHVRKMKRSQALEAGKAMLEKVGLGDKLDAYPNQLSGGQQQRVAIARALAMEPKVMLFDEPTSALDPELVGEVLEVMKSLARDGMTMIVVTHEMGFAREVADRIMLMDGGVIVEEGTPAGFFNNPQHERTRLFLSKIL from the coding sequence ATGATCCGCTGCATCGATGTGCACAAGCGCTTCGGCAAGCTCGAGGTCTTGCGCGGCGTGAACCTGGACGTCGCCCGCGGCGAAGTGGTCGTGATCGCCGGGCCCAGCGGTTCCGGCAAATCGACCCTTCTGCGCTGCATCAATCATCTGGAGAGGGTCGATAAAGGGCGCGTTTACATCGACGGCCAGCCCCTCGGCTATCGCGAGGTGAAGGGGAAGTTCGTGGAGAAGAGCGAGCGGGAAGTGGCGAAGATGCGCGCATCCATCGGCATGGTATTCCAGCGCTTCAACCTCTTTCCGCACCTCACGGCCCTCGGCAACGTTGTTAATGCTCCTATCCACGTGCGCAAGATGAAACGGAGCCAGGCGCTGGAGGCCGGCAAAGCGATGCTCGAAAAAGTCGGCCTCGGCGACAAGCTCGACGCCTACCCGAACCAGCTTTCGGGGGGACAGCAGCAGCGCGTCGCGATCGCCCGCGCCCTGGCGATGGAGCCGAAGGTGATGCTGTTCGACGAGCCGACGTCGGCGCTCGACCCCGAGCTCGTGGGCGAGGTGCTCGAAGTAATGAAGTCGCTGGCGCGCGACGGGATGACGATGATCGTCGTTACCCACGAGATGGGGTTCGCGCGCGAAGTGGCGGACCGCATCATGCTTATGGACGGGGGCGTCATCGTCGAAGAGGGAACCCCCGCCGGTTTCTTCAACAATCCTCAGCACGAGCGCACGAGGCTTTTCCTCAGCAAGATACTTTAG